Genomic window (Ureibacillus composti):
AGCCAGATGCTCCTTCATTAATCGTTCCACCAGATGAAGAGACTCAAACAATGGCAAATCTTTTACTTGATTTCTTCCGTTCTGAAATTAAAGCTGGTCGCTTAACTAATAAATTAATGCCTTTACAATCAGGAGTAGGTTCTGTTGCAAACGCAGTATTAGACGGCTTTGCAGACTCAGAATTTGAAGACCTAGTTGTAGCATCAGAAGTACTTCAAGATGCGGTATTTAACTTAATTGATGCTGGTAAAGTAAGTTTTGCAGCAGCAACATCTATTACTCTTTCTGAAGAATTACAGAAAAAAGTTTATGGAAACCTTGAGAAATATGCAGACAAATTATGCTTACGTCCTCAAGAGATTTCAAACCACCCAGAAGTAATCCGTCGTCTCGGACTAATTTCTATCAACACTGCACTTGAGTTAGATATTTACGGAAACGTTAACTCTACTCATGTAAGCGGTACAAAAATGATGAACGGAATCGGTGGTTCTGGAGACTTCGCTCGTAACGCTCGTTTAGGTATTTTCGTAACAAAATCTTACGCTAAAGGTGGCGCTATTTCGTCAATCGTTCCTATGGTATCTCACGTAGATCATACAGAGCACGATGTAGACGTAATCGTTACAGAACAAGGTATTGCAGACTTACGTGGACTTGCTCCAAAAGAACGTGCTGCATTAATAATTGAAAACTGTGCACACCCTGATTATAAAGAGCAATTACGTGATTACTATAACCGTGCAGTTGAAGCTACTGGAAATTCACAAACTCCTCATATTTTAGAGGAAGCACTTTCTTGGCATGTTAACCTTGCTAAAAACAAAACAATGAAAAAAGAAGTTTCAATTAACGCTTAATAATTTATATATAAAGATGACCTCGAATTAACTTATACTTCTGGGTCATCTTTTTTCTTTTACTTACACACCTACATAATGACTCACCTTAAGTTGTAATTTCCATGGCTCTCTCAACATCTCATTTATGTTTAGTTTCTACACTATTAGAAGAACGCGATTTAATTATTTCATGTAGAACTTTTATTTGTAAAAATCAATAAAGGCTGTCCAGAACCTGCGGACAGCCTTTTGATATTAATTTAGGACTCGTTGCTCATTTTCATTGTAATACTCAAGGTGTGTTTGAGAGCCACCTTCACTAATGAAGTTATTTTCACGTATTCTTAAATCCGTTGAACCAGCGGCAGTTTCTGCTAGCTCTTTAAATGAATAATCCATGACCGCTTTTGAACCAAAAAGTGAACTGAATTTTGACTGTACTTGAGTTAAAAAGCTCATTGCTTTATCACGATTTTGCTTTTTACTTAAGTATGCGGCACCTCCGGCAACTAATGCACTAATAACAAAACCTTTTCCCTTTAACTTTGCCACATGATCCCTCCTAAAAGTCTTTATATTGTAATGTGCCCCGAATCTAACCGATTGACTCTTACTTTTCTAATACTTCAATTATCAATATGTGGCATGATATCGTAAAATTGCATTCAAAATTGTTTAAATATCCCTTTCTTTATACAAACTAATTTTACCAATTCTATTAACGACATCTTTTAATGTTTTTTTCTATAAATTTCTTTTATAAAGTATATTTCTAATTACCTATTTAAATATTTTTTGGAATAAACTTACTTGAAAATGAATATTCTTAAATAACTCACATATGTTGAAATTTAATTTTTATGTATTACATCATCTACTCTTTTCTTTACACTAAAGTTCGTTTAATTAATACCGTAATTTCATAACTAATAGGAGGTAGATAAAATGAATCATCAGAATTATGAATACGATGGGCTTGAGATTACATCATATATTATTGTTTCAACTTTACTTACCTTAGTAGTAAACGCTTTTATTCATTTTTATTAAAAAATTAAATAGGCAATCAAACTGAGTCATTCAATTTGATTGCCTATGAGAATTTATTTGTATTGTACCTAAGTTAAGCTTTTACATCATCATATTCAGCGCTTCTTTCAAAAGCAGCAACAACATACGAACAAATGGCTCTCATTTTGTAATTATTTTCTCTAGCATATTCTGCTGCCTGATCTAATAATTTTTTCGCTACCCCTTGTCCGCGTAACTCATCAGATACAAATGTATGGTTCATATCCATTACATTTTCACGTTGAATCCACTCGATCTCTGCTAACATTTTTCCCTCTTGCTCATACTCAAAGGCAAAATGTTTTGGACCTCTTTCAGCTAATTTAAATTCCATTTCTACACCCCCATTTATTTCCACTATATCATAATCATCTAAATAATTAGAACTTATCTTATTTAAACCAAGTAGATATAGTATTGATTAAATTGTTAAAGAAGTTTTTCACACCATTCCAAAAACCCTCATCATGTATCACATTATTGAATTTTTCTTCAATCGTCGTTGTTAAATCAGAAAGTTGATCGGATAATTTTGTAAAATCAATGTCCAATTTACTAATAC
Coding sequences:
- a CDS encoding succinate CoA transferase, whose amino-acid sequence is MDSRVEKRLGLKELAEKVVSAEEAAALIENGAVVGMSGFTRAGDAKVVPMALVERAKQGEFKIDVYTGASLGPEVDKHLAEAGAIRKRGPFIADPVIRGQINSGDVLYVDAHLSHNAELVRQGIIGPIQYLILEATAITEEGYIIPTTSVGNSPIFAEYAENIIVELNITHPESLIGIHDIYVPAPQGQREAIPMTNAEARIGEIGIKVDPAKIKAIVISEEPDAPSLIVPPDEETQTMANLLLDFFRSEIKAGRLTNKLMPLQSGVGSVANAVLDGFADSEFEDLVVASEVLQDAVFNLIDAGKVSFAAATSITLSEELQKKVYGNLEKYADKLCLRPQEISNHPEVIRRLGLISINTALELDIYGNVNSTHVSGTKMMNGIGGSGDFARNARLGIFVTKSYAKGGAISSIVPMVSHVDHTEHDVDVIVTEQGIADLRGLAPKERAALIIENCAHPDYKEQLRDYYNRAVEATGNSQTPHILEEALSWHVNLAKNKTMKKEVSINA
- a CDS encoding GNAT family N-acetyltransferase, with amino-acid sequence MEFKLAERGPKHFAFEYEQEGKMLAEIEWIQRENVMDMNHTFVSDELRGQGVAKKLLDQAAEYARENNYKMRAICSYVVAAFERSAEYDDVKA